A single Bacteroidota bacterium DNA region contains:
- a CDS encoding SpoIIE family protein phosphatase, protein MPEEKSSHCETKNLCRFAAMFFPLKKYFLLSLFLLPSLAFSQSKKETKVLIGEKGLYPLYNYSTKEYRALPQNWAIMQDKRGVMYFGNNQGILEYDGVSWRMMKVFNETNIRSFAMDESGKIFSGAAGDFGFLAPDSSGSIHYRSLLKYVSKDDRDFSDIWCTQATKNGIFFQSDDKIFRWNGTEIKVWHASKTFHRIFKINNRIFVREREVGLLEIKGDNIELVKGGDAFADETIYAMIPFPSANSEDILLCTKKKGLFLLKSTPRSSEFKLEQFPTQIDPFLFENLSYHLLKTPVGYSIATVTKGAVLIDAEGNLVNFLNKDIGLQDETIYSQFIDNSGNLWLALSNGISRVSIKSPVTYFSDKNGPGGTVQYITRHNNTLYTTTVQGVYFLNPGNVTNGNILSSASFDKIPSINEECWDILSFKNGNYSTLLVASSGNIYTIDDNKKVSSLFPYGPWILYRSKYDSSRIFLGLNNGFASIYWNGTKWMDEGSILEIKESVRSVEEDKEGNVWLGHDNGVIKIKFRNNSPGARKNSETQSYSYTKYNSSAGLPDGTVELQSIDGNVLFFTVKGIYKLEGEKFSPETKFGSVFADGTHQVYRVSPDKQSGKIWMETYYTEKNKYEFGFLSKEKNGTYSWNATPFMPYTEEIIHSIYHDGNGITWFGGAAGLFRYDANEDKNETKTFASIIRKITIGKDSTIFNGTSFDSTHISALKQNSLLVPRLPFSSNSMNIEFSALDFINENAERFQYYLEGFDNDWSNWKRETKAVYTNLPEGKYIFHVKAKNIFNQESTEAAYEFSIAPPWYRTWWAYILYVLASIGFVWGIVTYTSRGLKAIIRERTAEIVKQKEEIEYKNRNITDSINYAKRIQDAILPHYELMRSKFPESFILYRPKDIVAGDFYWFAEKEGKFIVAACDCTGHGVPGAFMSLIGYSLLNEVLLEKHFASPANALDAMKRGIIKSLGQTGQEGEQKDGMDMSLVSLEVSLEENKMKQKLVYAGANNPLYLVRKGELIELNADKMPIGIYLGQDRPFVDKEITLEAGDTFYMFSDGYADQFGGKDGKKFTKKRFKDTLRSLEHTPMSRQKVLLENTMDEWLGENQQIDDVLVVGIRI, encoded by the coding sequence ATGCCGGAAGAAAAATCTTCCCATTGCGAAACGAAAAATTTATGTAGGTTTGCCGCTATGTTTTTCCCCCTGAAGAAATATTTTTTATTGTCACTTTTCCTTCTACCTTCCCTTGCCTTCAGCCAATCCAAAAAGGAAACCAAAGTTCTCATAGGGGAAAAAGGGCTTTACCCGCTGTATAATTATTCCACCAAAGAATACCGCGCGCTTCCGCAAAACTGGGCAATCATGCAGGACAAGCGGGGCGTAATGTATTTTGGAAACAACCAGGGAATTTTAGAATACGATGGCGTTTCGTGGCGCATGATGAAGGTCTTCAACGAAACCAACATCCGTTCGTTTGCCATGGATGAGAGCGGAAAAATTTTTTCAGGCGCTGCCGGAGATTTTGGTTTTCTTGCTCCCGATTCTTCGGGAAGCATTCATTACCGCTCGCTGCTGAAATACGTGAGCAAGGATGACCGTGATTTTTCTGACATCTGGTGCACGCAGGCAACTAAGAACGGAATTTTTTTTCAGAGCGATGATAAAATTTTCCGCTGGAACGGAACAGAAATAAAAGTGTGGCACGCGTCAAAAACTTTTCACCGCATTTTCAAAATCAACAACCGCATTTTTGTTCGCGAGCGCGAAGTGGGCTTGCTCGAAATCAAAGGCGATAACATTGAACTGGTGAAAGGAGGCGATGCCTTTGCCGATGAAACCATTTACGCCATGATTCCTTTTCCTTCCGCCAACTCGGAAGACATTCTTCTCTGCACAAAAAAGAAAGGATTGTTTCTTCTGAAATCCACCCCCCGCAGTTCAGAATTCAAACTCGAACAGTTTCCAACGCAGATTGACCCTTTTCTTTTCGAGAACCTGAGTTATCATTTGCTGAAAACTCCGGTGGGATATTCTATTGCAACGGTTACGAAAGGCGCAGTGCTCATTGATGCGGAAGGAAATCTGGTGAACTTTCTGAACAAAGACATCGGCTTGCAGGATGAAACTATTTATTCGCAGTTCATAGATAATTCGGGCAACCTCTGGCTTGCGCTCAGCAACGGAATTTCGCGCGTGTCCATAAAATCTCCTGTCACTTATTTCTCCGATAAAAATGGTCCGGGTGGAACCGTGCAATACATCACGCGCCACAATAACACGCTTTACACCACAACAGTGCAGGGAGTTTATTTTCTGAATCCCGGAAATGTAACGAACGGAAACATTCTTTCTTCCGCATCGTTTGATAAAATTCCTTCCATCAACGAAGAGTGCTGGGATATTCTTTCATTCAAAAATGGAAACTATTCCACGCTGCTCGTTGCATCGAGCGGAAACATTTATACGATTGATGACAACAAAAAAGTTTCTTCGCTTTTTCCCTATGGTCCATGGATTCTTTACCGCTCTAAATATGATTCTTCCAGAATTTTTCTTGGACTTAACAACGGCTTTGCTTCCATTTATTGGAACGGAACAAAATGGATGGATGAAGGAAGCATTCTCGAAATAAAAGAAAGCGTTCGCTCGGTGGAAGAAGATAAAGAAGGAAATGTTTGGCTCGGGCACGACAACGGTGTAATCAAAATAAAATTCAGAAACAATTCGCCTGGCGCAAGAAAAAATTCCGAAACGCAGTCATACAGTTATACAAAATATAATTCTTCGGCAGGTCTTCCCGATGGAACGGTTGAACTCCAAAGCATAGATGGAAACGTTTTATTTTTTACCGTGAAAGGAATTTATAAACTCGAAGGCGAAAAATTTTCTCCAGAAACTAAATTCGGCTCCGTGTTTGCAGACGGCACTCACCAGGTGTACCGCGTTTCGCCTGACAAGCAATCGGGAAAAATATGGATGGAAACTTACTACACCGAAAAAAATAAATACGAGTTCGGTTTTCTCTCCAAAGAAAAAAACGGAACTTATTCATGGAATGCAACTCCGTTCATGCCTTACACAGAAGAAATTATTCACTCCATTTATCACGATGGAAACGGAATTACCTGGTTTGGCGGAGCTGCAGGGCTTTTCCGCTACGATGCGAATGAAGATAAGAACGAAACAAAAACTTTTGCTTCCATCATTCGCAAAATTACCATCGGAAAGGACTCCACTATTTTCAACGGCACTTCGTTTGATTCAACGCACATCAGCGCGCTGAAGCAAAACTCTCTTCTTGTTCCACGCCTTCCGTTTTCCAGCAATTCAATGAACATAGAATTTTCCGCGCTCGACTTCATCAATGAAAACGCAGAACGCTTTCAATATTATCTCGAAGGTTTCGACAATGACTGGAGCAACTGGAAGCGCGAAACAAAAGCGGTTTACACCAACCTGCCCGAAGGAAAATATATTTTTCATGTGAAAGCAAAAAATATTTTCAATCAGGAAAGCACCGAAGCCGCATATGAATTTTCAATTGCTCCGCCATGGTACCGAACGTGGTGGGCATACATATTATATGTGCTCGCTTCCATTGGATTTGTATGGGGAATTGTTACCTACACTTCGCGCGGGCTGAAAGCGATTATCCGGGAGCGCACTGCGGAAATTGTAAAACAAAAAGAAGAAATCGAATATAAAAACCGAAACATTACCGACAGCATTAACTACGCAAAAAGAATTCAGGATGCCATTCTTCCTCATTACGAACTCATGCGCAGCAAATTTCCCGAAAGTTTTATTCTTTACCGCCCCAAAGATATTGTTGCCGGAGATTTTTATTGGTTTGCCGAGAAGGAAGGAAAATTTATTGTGGCTGCCTGCGATTGCACCGGTCATGGTGTGCCGGGCGCATTCATGTCGCTCATCGGTTATTCCTTGCTGAACGAAGTGCTGCTCGAAAAGCATTTTGCTTCTCCCGCAAATGCGCTCGATGCCATGAAGCGCGGCATTATTAAATCGCTCGGGCAAACCGGGCAGGAAGGCGAGCAGAAAGATGGAATGGATATGTCACTCGTATCCTTGGAAGTTTCGCTCGAAGAAAATAAAATGAAGCAGAAACTTGTTTATGCAGGCGCGAACAATCCGTTGTACCTCGTTCGCAAAGGAGAATTAATTGAACTCAATGCCGATAAAATGCCCATTGGAATTTATCTCGGACAAGACAGGCCATTTGTGGATAAAGAAATTACATTGGAAGCAGGCGATACATTTTACATGTTCTCCGATGGCTATGCCGACCAGTTTGGCGGAAAGGATGGAAAAAAATTTACGAAGAAAAGATTTAAAGATACGCTGCGCTCGCTCGAGCATACCCCCATGAGCCGCCAGAAAGTTCTTCTTGAAAACACTATGGATGAGTGGCTGGGCGAAAACCAGCAGATTGACGATGTGCTGGTGGTTGGAATAAGGATATAA
- a CDS encoding DUF4142 domain-containing protein: MESHALTQQGKDLGKMMHDDHAKINEEIESLADRKQITLTNGLSSKKQEVYDKLAEKSGIDLDKDYASQKIKDHKKDIDEFRSEAEKGSDEDVKQFATGKIATLQRHLTMSENALEAIKKIKEGKPTTSR; the protein is encoded by the coding sequence GTGGAATCGCATGCCCTCACGCAGCAGGGAAAGGACTTAGGCAAAATGATGCACGATGACCACGCAAAAATAAATGAAGAGATAGAAAGTTTGGCAGACAGAAAACAAATTACGCTGACCAACGGCTTGAGTTCAAAAAAGCAGGAAGTGTATGATAAGTTAGCGGAGAAAAGCGGAATTGATTTGGATAAGGATTATGCTTCGCAAAAGATTAAAGACCACAAGAAAGATATTGATGAATTCAGAAGCGAAGCCGAGAAAGGCAGCGATGAAGATGTGAAACAATTTGCCACCGGAAAAATTGCCACGCTTCAGCGGCATTTGACCATGAGTGAAAATGCACTGGAAGCCATAAAGAAAATTAAGGAAGGCAAACCCACTACGAGCCGGTAA
- a CDS encoding GWxTD domain-containing protein, whose translation MKKTVAIIFLCAFISAQAQRAVFTHCAFSTPDNKPYIETYLSIDGKSVSFRKNKNGKYQGDVEVGIIFSKNGNIAASKKYNLLSPEQNDTLTRPAFVDEQRFPLDTGEYEVELMLKDKNKNGKTVSMKEKTKIDFPQDKVTVSGIEMLSSFAKAEKTGTLTKNGFDLVPYTNIDFYPGNINEISFYAEIYNTKKILGENEKFLLTYYIETNETKMKLEKYAVAKKEIASPVNVLLSKFNIENLQSGNYNMVIEVRSKNNEPVAQKKVFFQRQNAKAKEDLAKDLSGVMVENTFASKFTKRDSLSEFIRTVRPISTEAEKSFIDNQLKLAELKLLQQFFYNFWQTRNPLSPEQAWNTYYQDVKTVNKKFGNFIYKGYETDMGRVYLQYGPPDTRDESPSEPNAYPYEIWTYYTLEDRSKLNPNQTKRKFVFYNPELVANNYQLLHSDALSELHDANWDMKLHKRMTQSNDMEQLNAPDHFGGNAHDEFNNPR comes from the coding sequence GTGAAAAAAACAGTTGCCATCATTTTTTTATGCGCCTTTATCAGCGCGCAGGCGCAGCGGGCTGTGTTCACGCATTGCGCTTTCAGCACGCCCGATAATAAACCATATATAGAAACCTATCTTTCCATAGACGGGAAATCGGTTTCATTCAGAAAAAATAAAAACGGAAAGTACCAGGGCGATGTGGAAGTGGGAATTATTTTTTCGAAGAATGGAAACATTGCCGCCTCTAAAAAATATAATCTTCTCAGCCCCGAACAGAACGATACGCTCACGCGTCCTGCTTTTGTAGATGAGCAGCGCTTTCCGCTCGATACGGGCGAATACGAAGTGGAACTCATGCTCAAAGACAAAAACAAGAATGGAAAAACCGTTTCCATGAAAGAGAAAACAAAAATTGATTTCCCGCAGGATAAAGTAACTGTTTCCGGCATCGAAATGCTTTCTTCATTCGCTAAAGCCGAAAAAACCGGAACGCTTACCAAAAACGGTTTCGACCTTGTTCCTTATACTAATATTGATTTCTACCCGGGAAACATAAATGAAATTTCTTTTTATGCGGAAATTTACAACACAAAGAAAATTCTTGGCGAGAATGAAAAGTTTTTGCTGACCTATTATATTGAAACCAACGAAACGAAAATGAAACTGGAAAAATATGCCGTTGCAAAAAAAGAAATCGCCTCTCCTGTAAATGTTCTTCTTTCAAAATTCAATATTGAAAATCTTCAGAGCGGAAATTACAACATGGTGATTGAAGTGCGAAGCAAAAACAACGAGCCGGTTGCGCAGAAAAAAGTTTTCTTCCAGCGGCAGAATGCAAAAGCGAAAGAAGACCTTGCGAAAGATTTATCGGGCGTGATGGTTGAAAACACCTTCGCTTCTAAATTTACCAAGCGCGATTCGCTTTCGGAATTTATCCGTACTGTCCGCCCCATTTCCACTGAAGCAGAAAAAAGTTTTATTGATAACCAACTTAAACTTGCCGAACTGAAACTCCTGCAGCAGTTTTTCTATAACTTCTGGCAAACACGCAATCCGCTTTCGCCCGAGCAGGCATGGAATACATATTACCAGGATGTGAAAACCGTAAATAAAAAGTTTGGCAACTTTATTTATAAAGGATATGAAACCGATATGGGGCGCGTGTATTTGCAGTATGGTCCTCCTGATACGCGCGATGAATCTCCCAGTGAGCCGAACGCTTATCCGTATGAAATCTGGACATACTATACGCTGGAAGACCGCAGCAAATTAAATCCCAACCAGACCAAACGCAAATTTGTTTTTTACAATCCTGAACTGGTTGCCAACAATTATCAGTTGCTGCATTCCGATGCGCTCAGCGAACTTCACGATGCCAACTGGGACATGAAACTGCACAAGCGCATGACTCAATCAAATGACATGGAGCAGTTAAATGCGCCTGACCATTTTGGAGGAAACGCGCACGATGAATTCAACAATCCCCGGTAA
- a CDS encoding glycosyltransferase family 2 protein gives MRLAIAILNWNGKTLLEKFLPDIIKYSEPLAGVFVIDNASSDDSIKFLSEKFPSVKIIRNEKNHGFAKGYNEGLKKIDADFFLLLNSDVQVTENWLEPLVALMQNEQIAACQPKLLNYHVRDEFEYAGGAGGFIDKYGYPFCRGRIFNSFEKDEGQYNDTREVFWASGACLFIRSKVFYEAGELDEDFFAHMEEIDLCWRIRNLGYKIFYCSESVVYHVGAGTLAKENPKKTFYNFRNNLLMLVKNHASEYFFIKLKFRCVLDGIAALRFFLLQGEFIHFWAVLKAHLSYYSLFFKMLRKRNAIKKNIKQYATGCVYRRSIVWDYFIKKKNKFSELEKERF, from the coding sequence ATGCGGCTCGCCATCGCCATTCTTAACTGGAACGGAAAAACGCTTCTTGAAAAATTTCTTCCGGATATAATAAAATATTCTGAACCGCTTGCCGGAGTGTTTGTGATTGACAATGCTTCTTCTGATGATTCCATAAAATTTCTTTCGGAAAAATTTCCATCTGTAAAAATCATCCGCAATGAAAAGAATCACGGCTTCGCGAAAGGATACAATGAAGGGTTAAAGAAAATTGATGCTGATTTCTTCCTCCTGCTGAATTCAGATGTTCAGGTTACTGAAAACTGGCTGGAGCCGCTTGTGGCTCTCATGCAGAATGAACAAATTGCCGCTTGCCAGCCCAAACTTTTAAACTACCATGTGCGCGATGAATTTGAATATGCCGGTGGAGCAGGAGGGTTCATTGACAAATACGGCTACCCGTTTTGCCGCGGAAGAATTTTTAATTCGTTTGAAAAAGATGAAGGGCAATACAATGATACGCGGGAAGTTTTTTGGGCGAGCGGTGCGTGCTTGTTCATTCGCTCAAAAGTTTTTTACGAAGCAGGCGAATTAGACGAAGATTTTTTCGCGCACATGGAAGAAATTGATTTATGCTGGAGAATACGCAATCTCGGCTATAAAATATTTTATTGCTCCGAGTCGGTAGTGTATCATGTAGGCGCTGGCACGCTTGCAAAAGAAAATCCGAAAAAAACTTTTTACAACTTCCGCAACAATTTGCTGATGCTGGTGAAAAATCATGCGTCAGAATATTTTTTTATTAAATTGAAATTCCGCTGCGTGCTGGACGGTATTGCAGCACTTCGTTTTTTTTTGCTGCAGGGTGAGTTCATTCATTTCTGGGCGGTGCTGAAAGCGCATTTGAGTTATTACTCTTTGTTTTTTAAAATGCTTCGCAAGCGAAACGCCATCAAGAAAAATATTAAGCAATATGCAACCGGATGCGTTTACAGAAGAAGTATTGTCTGGGATTATTTTATAAAGAAGAAAAATAAGTTTTCGGAATTGGAAAAAGAAAGATTTTAG
- a CDS encoding T9SS type A sorting domain-containing protein → MKRELLFLFLFSISLFSFSQNNALVLNGAFMRLNGGTSSTPIYLVVNQPNPAGILVNSGHIISESDYNFVKWNEGASTGSYVYPFGFSTTDYIPFTYNKTSGDANLAMSTYATSNPNTPLANGVLNMNPSGPASDASDMVVDRWWRLQVENGVSAPSADLTFSYRGNENTIAGINCPTDLIEAQYWNGANWVGPAFTPGTACTTSGIGTSLANGVSVFTTSSSQPFVLVKKNSILPIELLAFSTSCENKNVIVKWSTASEQNNDYFTIERSADAVNYQPIGTVKGAGNSSIVLNYSFADSDPLSGTSYYRLKQTDFNGMTSLFSSASLSSCASAGWNVAIGENPTAEGNISIMISGAENKNVRVSITDILGQNLYTKNITGLTGSYFLNAQIPFASGLYIVSAASDDKVFSKKIVIAH, encoded by the coding sequence ATGAAAAGAGAATTACTTTTTTTATTTCTGTTTTCAATTTCACTTTTCTCATTTTCCCAAAACAATGCGCTTGTTCTCAATGGCGCATTTATGAGATTGAACGGAGGCACCAGTTCCACTCCCATTTATCTGGTGGTGAACCAACCCAACCCTGCCGGCATTCTGGTAAACAGCGGACACATTATTTCTGAGAGCGATTATAATTTTGTGAAATGGAATGAAGGCGCTTCCACCGGAAGTTATGTCTATCCTTTCGGCTTCAGTACCACCGATTATATTCCATTCACGTATAACAAAACTTCGGGTGATGCAAATCTTGCTATGTCCACTTACGCAACTTCCAACCCCAACACTCCGCTGGCAAACGGTGTGCTGAATATGAATCCATCCGGTCCCGCTTCCGATGCAAGCGATATGGTGGTTGACCGCTGGTGGCGGCTTCAGGTTGAAAACGGAGTGAGCGCTCCTTCGGCTGACTTGACTTTTTCGTATCGCGGAAATGAAAATACCATTGCCGGAATAAATTGTCCCACCGATTTAATTGAAGCGCAATATTGGAATGGCGCCAACTGGGTGGGTCCTGCATTTACTCCCGGCACTGCCTGCACAACGAGCGGAATAGGAACTTCGCTCGCAAACGGAGTTTCTGTTTTCACCACTTCTTCTTCTCAGCCGTTTGTTCTCGTAAAGAAGAACAGCATTCTTCCTATTGAACTGCTTGCATTTTCAACTTCATGTGAAAATAAAAATGTGATTGTGAAATGGAGTACAGCTTCCGAACAGAACAATGATTATTTCACGATTGAAAGAAGCGCTGATGCTGTGAATTATCAACCCATCGGAACAGTGAAAGGCGCAGGCAATTCTTCTATTGTTCTGAATTATTCTTTTGCCGATTCTGACCCATTAAGCGGAACTTCCTATTATAGATTAAAGCAAACTGATTTTAACGGAATGACAAGTTTGTTTTCATCGGCTTCACTTTCTTCATGCGCAAGTGCTGGATGGAATGTGGCGATTGGTGAAAATCCAACTGCGGAAGGAAATATTTCTATTATGATTAGCGGTGCCGAAAATAAAAATGTCCGCGTGTCTATTACTGATATTCTTGGTCAGAATCTTTATACAAAAAATATTACAGGGCTTACCGGCTCGTATTTTTTGAACGCGCAGATTCCGTTTGCTTCCGGATTATATATAGTAAGCGCTGCAAGTGATGATAAAGTTTTCTCGAAGAAGATTGTGATTGCGCATTAA
- a CDS encoding VWA domain-containing protein, giving the protein MKNFLCLLSFFISVNLFAQEIHDGLSFSVTEFNFPKTENWVSHVDTIEATNTTNQKIFLLKQKYSREFEVRFPASAIEPSKTGIIEVVYNPSQKGKFNASIPIYHSASQTPVNIIYKGEVLSFDEFADVACPSFSKPNLKPVEFDLEISVIDSATEKPVANSFLEITKGEFFTQHQTDENGNFKKKSDIGFYIVLAEHPGYKSKTAEKHFNPKNHKLTIALSPVEKKIIIPKKDSIVISKKDLAPLPTISKTDFSLADYKKNNIVFLIDKSSSMNKSDCMPLLQSAMIHLAKMTRAEDRITIITYANEAKIVLPGTSGNEHEKIINVIQQLKCGGKTEGGKAIQTAYKNAEENFIKGGMNQIIIATDGGFNGLSENEEELMKLVSEKSKQEIKLSVLAFGQNRYGKAMILRLAKQGEGFYEFIADENDAHEKLTDTVKFQSKIK; this is encoded by the coding sequence CGAATTTAATTTTCCAAAAACAGAAAACTGGGTGAGTCATGTGGATACGATTGAAGCAACAAACACAACGAATCAAAAAATTTTTCTTCTCAAACAAAAATATTCTCGTGAGTTTGAGGTAAGATTTCCTGCAAGCGCAATTGAGCCGAGCAAAACCGGAATTATTGAAGTTGTTTACAATCCGTCACAAAAAGGAAAGTTTAATGCATCCATTCCGATTTATCACAGCGCATCACAAACTCCGGTGAATATAATTTACAAGGGTGAAGTTCTGAGTTTTGATGAGTTTGCCGATGTGGCTTGTCCATCTTTTTCAAAACCCAATTTGAAACCAGTTGAGTTTGATTTGGAAATTTCTGTGATTGATTCTGCAACAGAAAAACCGGTTGCAAATTCTTTTCTTGAAATTACTAAAGGAGAATTTTTCACACAGCACCAAACCGATGAGAACGGAAACTTCAAAAAGAAATCTGACATAGGATTTTATATTGTGCTTGCCGAACATCCGGGATATAAAAGCAAAACAGCAGAAAAACATTTTAACCCGAAGAATCATAAACTCACAATTGCATTATCGCCTGTTGAAAAGAAAATAATAATTCCAAAGAAAGATTCCATTGTTATTTCTAAAAAAGATTTGGCACCGCTTCCGACAATCAGCAAAACAGATTTTTCTCTTGCCGATTATAAAAAGAACAATATTGTTTTTCTCATAGATAAATCTTCGAGCATGAACAAGTCCGATTGCATGCCGCTGCTTCAATCGGCAATGATACATCTTGCAAAAATGACACGAGCAGAAGACAGAATCACAATTATTACTTATGCGAATGAAGCGAAGATTGTTTTACCCGGAACTTCCGGCAATGAGCACGAAAAAATAATTAATGTGATTCAGCAATTAAAATGTGGAGGAAAAACCGAAGGCGGAAAAGCAATTCAAACGGCTTATAAAAACGCTGAAGAAAATTTTATTAAAGGAGGAATGAATCAAATCATCATTGCGACTGACGGAGGATTTAACGGTTTATCGGAAAACGAAGAAGAGTTAATGAAACTGGTTTCGGAAAAATCCAAACAAGAAATTAAATTATCCGTTCTTGCTTTCGGACAAAACCGGTATGGCAAAGCAATGATTCTGCGCCTTGCAAAACAAGGCGAAGGTTTTTATGAATTCATAGCGGATGAAAATGACGCGCATGAAAAACTTACGGATACTGTAAAGTTTCAATCGAAAATAAAATAA